A genome region from Erigeron canadensis isolate Cc75 chromosome 3, C_canadensis_v1, whole genome shotgun sequence includes the following:
- the LOC122592946 gene encoding auxin efflux carrier component 2: MITGKDIYDVLAAIVPLYVAMMLAYGSVRWWKIFTPDQCSGINRFVAVFAVPLLSFHFISSNNPYEMNYHFIAADSLQKVVILFTLFIWQWLSKNGSLEWMITLFSLSTLPNTLVMGIPLLKAMYGDFSGNLMVQIVVLQSVIWYTLMLFMFEYRGAKLLITEQFPETAGSITSFHVESDVVSLNGREPLQTDAEIGDDGKLHVVVRRSSTASSRSVVSSYNKSHNITGMTPRASNLTGVEIYSVQSSRGPTPRASSFNQSDFYAMFSKAGSPKHGYTSSFGGGDVFSMQSSKGPTPRTSNFEEEMLKIGKKRTGGRSMSGELFNNNNNTNNNNGLVCSYPPPIPNPTFSLGSTSGANSVGPKKKDGGGSGGAPPPSNNKELHMFVWSSSASPVSEGNMKHAVNKAAAEFGAIDPSRAIPTPENLSPMTKTYGEQKEIDIDEPKLQINGSPFKKVLGNEESSENKNHRMPPASVMTRLILIMVWRKLIRNPNTYSSLLGLIWSLVSFRWDIKMPTIVSGSISILSDAGLGMAMFSLGLFMALQPKIIACGQRVATFSMAVRFLTGPAVMAATSIAIGLRGVLLHVAIVQAALPQGIVPFVFAKEYNVHADILSTAVIFGMLIALPITIGYYVLLGV; this comes from the exons ATGATCACCGGAAAGGACATTTACGATGTTCTAGCAGCCATTGTGCCTCTATATGTGGCCATGATGCTAGCTTATGGTTCGGTCCGGTGGTGGAAAATCTTCACCCCGGACCAATGCTCTGGCATTAACCGTTTTGTTGCGGTTTTTGCCGTTCCACTTCTTTCTTTCCATTTCATTTCTTCTAATAATCCTTATGAGATGAACTATCATTTTATTGCAGCGGATTCTCTTCAAAAAGTTGTTATATTGTTCACTTTGTTCATATGGCAATGGCTTAGTAAGAATGGAAGTCTTGAGTGGATGATCACTTTGTTTTCACTTTCTACGCTCCCAAATACTTTGGTTATGGGCATTCCATTGCTCAAGGCCATGTATGGAGATTTCTCTGGAAATCTTATGGTGCAAATCGTGGTGTTGCAGAGCGTGATCTGGTACACGCTCATGCTATTCATGTTTGAGTATAGAGGAGCAAAGCTCCTCATAACCGAGCAGTTTCCTGAAACTGCTGGTTCCATCACATCTTTCCATGTGGAGTCTGATGTCGTCTCCTTAAACGGTCGTGAGCCTTTACAAACTGACGCCGAGATAGGAGACGACGGGAAGCTACATGTCGTGGTGAGGAGGTCTTCAACCGCCTCATCACGATCTGTTGTTTCTTCTTACAACAAGTCTCATAATATTACTGGCATGACTCCCAGGGCCTCAAACCTGACCGGAGTAGAGATCTACTCCGTTCAGTCTTCCAGAGGCCCTACACCTAGAGCTTCCAGCTTTAACCAATCAGATTTTTATGCCATGTTTAGTAAAGCTGGAAGCCCTAAACACGGGTACACTAGTAGTTTTGGAGGTGGAGATGTTTTCTCGATGCAATCATCAAAGGGGCCAACACCAAGGACATCGAATTTCGAAGAAGAGATGTTGAAGAtaggaaagaaaagaacaggAGGGAGGAGTATGAGTGGGGAGTTAttcaataataacaacaatactaataacaataatggtCTGGTTTGTTCTTACCCACCTCCAATTCCAAACCCAACCTTTTCTTTGGGCTCAACTAGTGGCGCCAATAGCGTCGGCcctaaaaagaaagatggtgGTGGTAGCGGCGGTGCACCGCCACCCAGCAATAATAAAGAGCTTCACATGTTTGTATGGAGCTCAAGTGCATCTCCTGTTTCTGAAGGGAACATGAAACATGCGGTTAATAAGGCTGCTGCTGAGTTTGGTGCAATTGATCCTTCTAGAGCTATTCCCACACCAG AAAATTTGAGCCCAATGACAAAAACATACGGAGAACAAAAGGAAATCGACATTGACGAACCAAAGCTACAAATAAAcggatcaccattcaagaaagtaCTAGGAAACGAAGAATCATCCGAAAACAAAAACCATCGAATGCCACCGGCTAGTGTCATGACAAGGCTCATTCTAATAATGGTTTGGCGAAAACTTATTCGAAACCCCAACACGTATTCGAGCCTTTTGGGTCTCATTTGGTCTCTAGTTTCATTCAG GTGGGACATTAAGATGCCAACTATAGTAAGTGGATCAATATCAATTTTATCAGACGCAGGACTAGGAATGGCCATGTTCAGTCTag GGTTATTCATGGCGTTACAACCAAAAATAATAGCATGTGGACAACGTGTAGCAACATTTTCAATGGCAGTTAGGTTCTTAACTGGCCCTGCTGTCATGGCTGCTACTTCCATCGCTATCGGTCTTCGTGGTGTTCTCCTTCATGTCGCTATCGTTCAG GCGGCTTTGCCTCAAGGGATAGTACCATTTGTGTTTGCAAAGGAGTACAATGTTCATGCAGATATCCTAAGTACCGC GGTTATTTTTGGAATGTTGATAGCATTACCTATAACAATTGGTTACTATGTGCTGCTTGGAGTGTAA
- the LOC122591406 gene encoding uncharacterized protein LOC122591406: MASQDSLILGNESRPPVLYRDCYPLWRNRFLKWIKKQPLGTDILASINDGPFEHINPVTKEPLPPESWNTTQRNRTQGDNLALHHLYMALPNDIYCNVDSYDTAKDIWDELERQLQGSDLSSTIRLSNVLHLYETFKQEKAESLLDAYTRFCTVINALRKEKVKKTEMELKIKFLNYLDPVWHEYGTQLNQHYDFKDLTIHTLYEKLKLNVRDVKAKQASSCEQLISDPLALVANRMTHPLFNSNAANIIPDLDSCNINASELDDKEQQMYNDLACFTRSFKTKYFNKKPTNNQLRTSSVSSYARNNQSPKFHTPSENAGPEKKFDAPKSFEKKILEKKPEDKRCYNCGQIGHFAIHCSKPKKKNSTYYQNKLLLVKQQESGVALLAEDDQWLHLSDEETEELAANVCFMTKIKRSKELEEEGNSSESDDDEKRKIL, encoded by the exons ATGGCTTCTCAAGATTCTTTAATTCTTGGTAACGAATCAAGACCTCCTGTACTGTATCGTGACTGTTACCCACTCTGGAGGAATAGATTCTTGAAATGGATTAAGAAACAACCTCTGGGGACTGATATTCTTGCTTCAATCAATGATGGTCCATTTGAACACATCAATCCAGTCACCAAAGAACCCCTTCCCCCTGAGAGTTGGAATACTACTCAAAGAAACAGAACTCAAGGTGATAATCTTGCTTTACATCATCTCTACATGGCACTTCCAAATGATATCTACTGTAATGTAGACTCATATGACACTGCAAAGGACATCTGGGATGAATTAGAAAGACAACTTCAAGGATCTGATCTCTCATCCACCATTCGCCTCTCAAATGTTCTTCATCTATATGAAACCTTTAAACAAGAAAAGGCTGAATCTCTTCTAGATGCCTACACTCGTTTTTGCACTGTCATTAATGCTTTAAGAAAAGAGAAGGTTAAGAAGACTGAGATGGAATTGAAGATCAAATTCTTGAACTATCTTGATCCTGTCTGGCATGAGTATGGTACTCAACTAAACCAACATTATGACTTTAAGGATCTTACCATTCACACTCTGTATGAGAAGTTGAAGCTCAATGTTCGTGATGTCAAGGCAAAACAAGCCTCCTCTTGTGAACAACTCATTTCAGATCCTCTTGCTTTAGTTGCTAACAGAATGACTCATCCACTCTTCAATTCCAATGCTGCTAATATCATTCCAGATCTTGATTCTTGCAATATCAATGCCTCTGAGTTGGATGACAAGGAACAACAAATGTACAATGACTTGGCATGTTTCACCCGATCTTTCAAGACAAAGTATTTCAACAAGAAGCCAACAAATAATCAACTTCGTACATCTTCAGTGTCCTCTTATGCTCGTAATAATCAATCACCAAAGTTTCACACCCCGTCTGAGAATGCTGGACCTGAAAAGAAATTTGATGCtccaaagtcatttgaaaagaaGATTCTGGAAAAGAAGCCTGAAGACAAGAGATGTTACAATTGTGGTCAAATAGGACATTTTGCTATCCATTGTTCCAAACCAAAGAAGAAGAACTCTACTTATTATCAGAATAAACTCTTGCTTGTTAAGCAACAAGAAAGTGGAGTTGCACTTCTTGCAGAGGACGATCAGTGGTTACATCTGTCAGATGAAGAAACTGAGGAACTGGCTGCAAACGTTTGCTTCATGACCAAAATCAAACGATCCAAAGAGCTTGAAGAAGAAGGTAACAGTTCagaatctgatgatgatgag aaaaggaaaattcTTTAA